The Prosthecomicrobium sp. N25 nucleotide sequence GCCGCAGCCGCTCGGACCGCCGCTCCAGCCCCTCGAGATCGGGGAGAGGCGCACGCGGATCGAGTCCGGCGAGGTCGAGCAGCTCTTGCGGGCGCGCCTCGAAGGTCTCGGCGGCGTGCCGCTCGATTTCGGCCGCCCGCGCCCGGGCCGCGGCCGCGCGCTCCTCGGCCCGGCCCCGCGCCTCGCGTGCCTGCGACAGCCCCTCGAGCGCCTGCCGCGCCTGCCGGTCCGCCTCCGCCGCGACGGCCTCAGCCGCCGACAGCGCCTCGGCCGCCTCGGCGAGCGCCGCCTCGGCCTTGCCGATTTCCCGCGCCAGGGCCTGCCGGTGCTCGGCGATCGCCTCCGGCCGGTCTGCGAGCGCCTCCTTCTCGGCCTCTGCCTCCTCCCGCCGCCGCTCCAGCACGGCGACCTGCGCGGCCGCGTTGGCGGCCCGCGACGTCCAGCCGGACCGCTCGCGCGCGATCGCGTCGAGCCGCCGCCGGCGGATCTCGGCCTCGCGCGCCAGCCCCTGCGCGGCCGCGCGGAACTCCGCCAGCGTCGCCCGGTCCCGCCCCGCCTCGGCCTCGGCCGCAGCCAGCGCGGCCTCCAGGCCCGGCGTCGCCGGCAGCGACTCGAGCGCCGCGCGGTTCAGCCGGATCACCGCTGTCAGGTCCGCGATCTCGCCCGCGAGCCGGTCGCGCTCGGCCGCCCGCGCGGCGAGACGCGAGCCGGTCTCCGCCGCTTCCCGCTCGGCCCGGGCCAGCACGTCGCGCTGAGCCTCCGCGGCCCGCCGGGCGGCCTTCACCTGGTCGCGCGCCGCCCGTTCGCGGGCCTCGGCCGTCGCCACCGCCGCCCGCGCCCGCTCCGAGACGGCACGCTGCTCGGCCAGGCGGCTCCGCGCGGCCTCGGCGAGGCCTTCGAGTTCCGCGAGCCGGTTGCGCCCCGCCAGCCGCTGCGCCGCCGCCGTCGGCGCCTCCGCGGCCGCCGCCAGCCCGTCCCAGCGCCAGAGGTCGCCCTCCCGCGAGACCAGCCGCTGCCCGGCCGCGAGCCTGCCCTGCAGGCGCCGGCCCTCGGACCGCTCGACGATCCCGACCTGCGCCAGCCCCCGCGCCAGCACCGCCGGGCCGCGCACATGCGCGGCGAGCGGCGTCACCCCCGCCGGCAGGGCCGGATCCGCGGACGGGTCGCCCGGCTCCCGCCAGTGGATCGGCGCCGCCGGATCGGCGGACACGTCGAGGTCGTCGCCGAGCGCCGCCGCCAGCGCCGCCTCGAAGCCCGGATCGACCGCGATGGACTCGAGCACGGGCGGGAAGAGCGCCAGGCGACCCACGTCCAGCATGCGCGCCAGCGTCCGCGTCTCGGTGTCGAGCCGCCCCGCATCCCGCTCGGCCTCGGCCAGCGCCGCCCGGGCGGCTTCCGAGGCCTCCCGCGCGGCGCGTGTCGCCTCCTCGGCCTCCGCCGCCTCGAATTCCGCCGCCTCGGCGCGCGCGCCGGCCTCCTCGAAGGCCTCCCGCAGGACCTCCGGGTCCGCCGCCGCCGCGAGGCGGGCCGCGATCGCGTCGTGCTCCCGCGCCGCCGCCGCCCGCGCCTCCTCGAGCCGCCGCGCCCGGGCCGCCGCCTCGTTCGCGGCCCGCTCCAGTTCGCCCCGCCGCGCCGCGCCCTCCGCGAGCGCCCGGCGCGCCTCGGACTCCCGCCGCTCCGACGCCGAGAGCCGCTCCGTCATGTCGGCGAGGACGCCGTCGGACTCGGCCGCCGCCTCCGAGGCCGCCTCCAGGTCGGCCCGGAGCCCCGCCTCCTCGTCGTCGAGAAGCCGCAGCGCCTCCGCCATCTCTGTGCCGAGCCGGTCCTCGCGGGCCCGGTCCTCGGCGAGCTGGACGAGCCGCCGGTCGATCTCCGCCAGCCGCTCGCGCGCGCGTCGCTCCTCCGCGTCGAGCTCCCCGCCGGCGAGCCGCAGCCGTTGGAGCGCGGCCCCTGCGGCGGCCTGCCGCTCGCGCAAGGCCGGCAGCGCATGGGCGGCGACCGCCTGGTCCCGGGCGGCCCGG carries:
- a CDS encoding chromosome segregation SMC family protein; its protein translation is MRFDKLRLVGFKTFVEPTDFIIGDGLTGVVGPNGCGKSNLVEALRWVMGENSYKNMRASGMDDVIFNGSGRRPSRNSAEVTLFLDNRERRAPAAFNDFDHLEVSRRIEREAGSVYRVNGKEVRARDVQMLFADASTGARSPALVRQGQIGELIAAKPIQRRAILEEASGISGLHGRRNEAEMRLRAAEQNLERVEDVLTQIETQLEGLRRQARQASRYRHLSAEIRAGEAAIAYVKWVAARAQLADAETALAAAERLVEERTEAQARAARDQAVAAHALPALRERQAAAGAALQRLRLAGGELDAEERRARERLAEIDRRLVQLAEDRAREDRLGTEMAEALRLLDDEEAGLRADLEAASEAAAESDGVLADMTERLSASERRESEARRALAEGAARRGELERAANEAAARARRLEEARAAAAREHDAIAARLAAAADPEVLREAFEEAGARAEAAEFEAAEAEEATRAAREASEAARAALAEAERDAGRLDTETRTLARMLDVGRLALFPPVLESIAVDPGFEAALAAALGDDLDVSADPAAPIHWREPGDPSADPALPAGVTPLAAHVRGPAVLARGLAQVGIVERSEGRRLQGRLAAGQRLVSREGDLWRWDGLAAAAEAPTAAAQRLAGRNRLAELEGLAEAARSRLAEQRAVSERARAAVATAEARERAARDQVKAARRAAEAQRDVLARAEREAAETGSRLAARAAERDRLAGEIADLTAVIRLNRAALESLPATPGLEAALAAAEAEAGRDRATLAEFRAAAQGLAREAEIRRRRLDAIARERSGWTSRAANAAAQVAVLERRREEAEAEKEALADRPEAIAEHRQALAREIGKAEAALAEAAEALSAAEAVAAEADRQARQALEGLSQAREARGRAEERAAAARARAAEIERHAAETFEARPQELLDLAGLDPRAPLPDLEGLERRSERLRQERERLGGVNLRAEDEARDVEARRDGLAAERDDLVEAIRRLRTGIANLNREARERLMGAFETVNGHFRSLFTHLFGGGTAELQLVESDDPLEAGLEILARPPGKKPSTMTLLSGGEQALTAMALIFAVFLTNPAPICVLDEVDAPLDDANVERYCDLLEDMRGRTETRFVVITHNPITMARMERLFGVTMAERGVSQLVSVDLDIAERFLEAS